The stretch of DNA CAGCAGCAGGCCGGACCAGCCGACGAAGACGAAGCGATCGCGCTTGAGCCAGTCGTCGAGGACGTCAAACCATCCTCTCGTACTTGCCGCGCGTCCGACTGCTATTGTCATAGTTTCAAATCCTCTGACATCAATAATTTGCAAGGATTCCAGTTTGACGCTTTCGCGTAGGGTTGTTGACATCTCCACAGCTAAATCAGCGTGAAGTTCCTGTGAGGCCAGCCTGTCAGACTAACTTCTCTCAGAAAGGATGTGTCAGCCACCCAGTACCACTCACTAGCCTATTAGCTCGTGGCTGTTTAATGTTTCTTAACTTATCACATTTTTACGCGGCTACCCCGATCTCCTGTAAAGGAGGTAAGGCTTGCAGCGTTTACTTTCTAATCATAATGGATATCAAATTTTTTACAAATTGACACATACGTCCTCAGAATTTCGAGAGATCCGCTCTGCCTTTGCTAAAAATGCCATAGTAATGGCAGAGTGTGTTATGCAAATCGTGAGATAGAGGGGGCAGGATTGTTCCATGACAGCACAAACAACCCAACGCGAGAATCGCGTCATTCGTCAGCCGATTTTAGGTTCTCGCCGATTCAGTAACTACTGGTGGGCAATCATTGTCTCTGTGGGAGCAACAGGCTTTTTCTTGGCAGCACTTTCAAGTTACACCAAGGTGAATCTGCTTCCTGTGGGAGATGCGACCCAACTGATATTTATCCCTCAGGGGGCGGCGATGGGGTTCTATGGCCTTGCGGGTCTGCTCTTAGCCCTTTACCTGTGGCTCGTTATTTTGTTGGATGTTGGTGGCGGTTACAATGAGTTCAGCAAAGAAACCGGTATGGTGAAAATTTTTCGCTGGGGGTTTCCTGGGAAGAACCGTCGCATCGAGTTTAGCTGCCGCTTACAAGATGTCCAGTCGATTCGAGTAGATCTCAAAGAAGGTCTTAACCCAAAAAGAGCCCTTTATCTTCGAGCTAAAGACCGCAGGGAAATTCCTCTGACTCGCGTTGGGCAGCCCCTATCCTTGTCTGAGCTCGAAAATCAGGGCGCAGAAATTGCTCGTTTTCTAGCAGTTCCCCTAGAGGGCTTGTAACTCAATCTTGTAATTCATGCTGTTGAGTGGGAACAGATCTGCTTACTATGATTCAGTAGCTAAGGCTACAAGAACGGTGAATTAAACATGCAGATAAAAATCCAGCGTTGGTTATCGATACTTTTGATTGTTGTAGGTTTGGTGATGGGGGGATGTAGCACGCAAGAACCGACTCCCCTCAAATCCAGTAACCCAAAAGCCGCTGAAACAGCCTCTGCTCCAGCGGCTGAGCTACCCAGTTCTCAGCAGAGCAAGTTGCCAAGACTGGAAGGAAAGGCCACAGTGGTACTCAAGGTAAAAGGCTCACCGCTCACCATCGAAGTTGATGGAACCAATGCCCCCATTACAGCAGGAAATTTTGTAGACCTTGTCCAGCGCGGCGTCTACAAGGGACTGGTTTTTCACCGGGTGGTGCGAACCCCGGAACCCTTTGTTGTTCAGGGGGGTGACCCTCAAGGGAAAGATCCGAACTTTCCGGTAGAGCGATTGGGAACGGGGGGTTTTATCGATCCCCAAACCACTCAAGAACGCTATGTACCGCTAGAGATTAAGCCCAAAGACGCACAAGCTCCGATCTATAGCCAAACTTTCGATAAAGCTGGCATTGCTGTTCCCCCTCAACTCAAACATACTCGTGGTGCGGTGGCGATGGCTCGCTCAACCCCCCCTGACTCAGCCTCGTCACAGTTTTATATTGCCCTAACCGAACTGCCCTTTTTGGATGGAAACTATGCGGTCTTTGGGTATGTCACCAATGGTATGAACGTGGTAGACAAGATTCAGCAGGGCGATCGCATTGAGTCAGCTGAGGTGACCAAAGGAATCGAAAATCTCAAAAAATAGTAGGTTTGCGAATCTCCACACTCTACCTCTTCCCCTTCAAAGCCGTTGGCTGAAAATCCCCTCGATAGTTTAGACTTGATGAGGTTTGCTGGAACACTTGGGAGCAATTAGCTTTGGCTGCGGTGGAGGTAGTCGTTACTGGCATCGGTTTGCTCTCAGCTTTAGGTAGTCTGGAATCTAGCTGGCGGCATCTAATTAACGGAAAATCTGGAATCCAGCAACATCAACCGTTTCCAGAGTTTCCCGCCCGTCCCCTAGCGCTGATAGGTCAAACCGTAACATCCCTCAAGACGCTCACGCAGCAGGTTGTGGCTGATGCCCTTCAGGATGCTGATTTACCTATGCCATTGCCCGACTGTGGCGTGGTGATTGGCTCAAGTCGTAGCTGTCAGGCATCATGGGAGCAACTCGCCAAAAGGCTGGGGAGGAGACAATATGGAAACACTCAAAGCTTGACTGGGGAGACAAAGGGACATGGCGAGTTTGAAGAACTTTCCGCATCCCCGCGTTTTCCCCTCTCGGCGTCTTCTTCCCCCTCCCCAATCCTAAACTTAGACAATTGGTTGGATACGCTGCCGCATAGCGCCGCGATTACAGCCGCCCGTCAAGTTGGGTCACTAGGGCCGGTGCTTGCACCAATGG from Microcoleus sp. AS-A8 encodes:
- a CDS encoding photosystem I assembly protein Ycf4 codes for the protein MTAQTTQRENRVIRQPILGSRRFSNYWWAIIVSVGATGFFLAALSSYTKVNLLPVGDATQLIFIPQGAAMGFYGLAGLLLALYLWLVILLDVGGGYNEFSKETGMVKIFRWGFPGKNRRIEFSCRLQDVQSIRVDLKEGLNPKRALYLRAKDRREIPLTRVGQPLSLSELENQGAEIARFLAVPLEGL
- a CDS encoding peptidylprolyl isomerase → MQIKIQRWLSILLIVVGLVMGGCSTQEPTPLKSSNPKAAETASAPAAELPSSQQSKLPRLEGKATVVLKVKGSPLTIEVDGTNAPITAGNFVDLVQRGVYKGLVFHRVVRTPEPFVVQGGDPQGKDPNFPVERLGTGGFIDPQTTQERYVPLEIKPKDAQAPIYSQTFDKAGIAVPPQLKHTRGAVAMARSTPPDSASSQFYIALTELPFLDGNYAVFGYVTNGMNVVDKIQQGDRIESAEVTKGIENLKK